The Delphinus delphis chromosome 10, mDelDel1.2, whole genome shotgun sequence genome includes a region encoding these proteins:
- the LOC132432164 gene encoding zinc finger protein 660 isoform X3: MRRKTRNFKQKTVKDNKTFPEVSDQESEKDDPTINERSQAEKRQYVCTECGKAFSQSANLTVHERIHTGEKPYKCKECGKAFSHSSNLVVHRRIHTGLKPYTCSECGKSFSGKSHLIRHQGIHSGEKTYECKECGKAFSRSSGLISHHRVHTGEKPYTCIECGKAFSRSSNLTQHQRMHKGKKVYKCKECGKTCVSNTKIMDHQRIHTGEKPYECDECGKAFILKKTLNEHQRLHRREKPYKCNECGKAFTSNRNLIDHQRVHTGEKPYKCNECGKTFRQTSQVILHLRTHTKEKPYKCSECGKAYRYSSQLIQHQRKHNEEKETS, from the coding sequence ATGAGGAGAAAGACGAGAAACTTCAAACAGAAGACAGTTAAGGATAATAAAACATTCCCAGAAGTGAGTGaccaagaatctgaaaaagatgacCCTACAATAAATGAGAGAAGTCAGGCTGAAAAGAGACAGTATGTGTGTACtgagtgtgggaaagcctttagtcAGAGTGCAAACCTCACAGTACATGAACGAatccacacaggagagaaaccctataagTGTAAGGagtgtggaaaagccttcagtCATAGCTCCAACCTGGTTGTTCATCGGAGAATCCACACTGGACTGAAGCCCTACACGTGCAGCGAATGTGGGAAATCTTTCAGTGGTAAGTCACACCTCATTCGGCACCAGGGAATCCACAGTGGGGAGAAAACTTATGAATGTAAggagtgtgggaaagcctttagtcGGAGTTCTGGTCTGATTTCACATCACAGAGTTCACACTGGCGAGAAGCCCTACACTTGTATCGAGTGCGGGAAAGCCTTTAGCCGTAGTTCAAACCTTACTCAACATCAGAGaatgcacaaaggaaaaaaagtttacaaatgtAAGGAGTGTGGGAAAACGTGTGTTTCTAATACAAAGATTATGgaccatcagagaattcacactgggGAGAAGCCTTATGAATGTGATGAGTGTGGAAAAGCTTTCATCTTAAAGAAGACCCTTAATGAACATCAGCGACTTCATCGTagagagaaaccttacaaatgtaatgagtgtgggaAAGCTTTTACTTCTAATCGAAATCTTATTGATCATCAGAGAGtgcacactggagagaaaccctataaatgCAATGAGTGTGGAAAAACCTTCAGGCAGACTTCTCAAGTTATTCTACATTTAAGAACCCACACAAAGgagaaaccctataaatgtaGTGAGTGTGGGAAAGCCTATCGTTATAGCTCACAGCTTATTCAACACCAGAGAAAACATAATGAGGAGAAAGAAACGTCATAA